DNA from Ignavibacteriales bacterium:
ATCTGGAATCAGTACCAGGCAGCAGTTACATTTGATATGGCTCGCAACTCAGGTTACTATCACGGTGGTTTGTTATTTGGTACCGGAATACGTGATCAATTTCAGGATATCCTTGGAATGGTTATTTCAAATCCTGATCAAGTAAGAAAAAGATTACTCAATGCTTTACGTTTTCAATTTAAAGATGGTTCAACACTTCATAATTATTTTAAGATTACGGAATGGGGCGAGAAGACTAATCACTCCGATACTCCCCTTTGGATTCCATTTGGTATTGTAGAATATCTTAATGAAACAGCTGACTTCTCTATTCTTGATGAAGTTGTAAAATTTTATGATGAAGGCGAAGCAACTGTTTATAATCATATGAAACTTGCTGTTGATTTTGCTATTTCTGCTTGCACAGAAAGAGGTTTACCTAAAATTATGACCGGAGACTGGAATGACACACTCGATCACATTGGACCTAAAGGCAAGGGTGAAACAGTTTGGGGTGCTTTTTTTCTGGGCTACATAATTAAAAAAACCTTTGAGCTGCTTGAGTATAAAAAAGATTTCTCTACTTTAGAACGATGGAAAGACAAGTACGAACAGCTTAGAAATGTAATTGATGAAAAATGCTGGGATGGCAAGTGGTACTTAAGAGCTTTCCGGGATGATGGGAGCGAAATTGGATCAAATAAACATAAGCAGGGAAAGATCTTTGTAAATGCCCAAAGCTGGTCTGTTATTTCAGGTCTAGCAGAAAGTGAAAAAGCAAAAAGTGCGATGAAATCCGGAAAGAAATTTTTAACAACCCCTTATGGAATGCAAATCGTTTATCCATCTTATACAGAAGTTGAGGATAATACAGGATTGATCAGTCGGTGTGTCCCTGGTAAAAAAGAAAACGGAGCAATTTTCAATCACGCTTCATCCTGGTTTGTCCTGGCTTCAATAATTAATGACGACACGGATTTTGCTTATGAGACTTATTCTAAAATGCTCCCAACAAATTCATCAAATAATATTGATAAGTACGAAGTGGAGCCTTATGTGTTTGCTGAATATATAACGAGTCCTGATCATAAAACAGAAAATCAGGCAAGCCATAGCTGGCTTACTGGAACTGCTGTCTGGATGCTTAGAATTGGAATGGATTACATTTGCGGGTTTAGAACATCATTAAAGGGATTAATTATTAATCCAAATATCCCTTCTAAATGGAAATCATTTTCTGCCGAAAGGAATTTCAGAGGCAAAACAATTAAATTGAAGGTGGAAAATCCCACGGGAAAATATTCAGGAATTAAAATGATAGAAGTAAACCGAAACAGAGTTGAATCTAACTTCATTAATCCTGAGGATTTTTCTGAAAAAGAAATAAACGTAAGAATGATTTTAGGATAAATATTTAATGTCTTTCCCGCGTTGGCTGGAATCTATTTTATAAATTAGTTGGATTTCCAATTTCGTGGGAATGACAAAACACTAAGGAGCGAATTATGAAAAAAATATTACTACTAACTGTTTTACTAACAACTATATGTTTCTCCCAACCAATTACCTGGACTGAAATAACTTCAAACTATACTCTTCCAGCAGGAATAAAAGTTTTCAGTGGAGAACGTTCATCACCAATACTAAAAATTTTTTATATCGATGTTGACATGAATAATCCTGATCTGGTTATCCATCCATACATAGGTTCTAATAAAACTGTAAATAATTTTGTACCTTCAGTTGGTGCTTATGCAGGAATTAATGGCGGATTCTTTGGTGGGTCAAGTTCATATTCAGCAGTAATTTATCCTTACGAAGTGAAGGCACAAAACGTGACTGCAGTAACACGTAATAGTCAATCATTTCCAGTAGTAAGAAGCTTTTTCGGAATGAATTTCAATCGTACATTTGATGTTAAATGGATTTATCATTATGGAAATAATGTTTCTGATATTTATGAGTTTGATCAACCGATGGCTTACACAAATAATCAAACCAATCCTCTGCCGGCGCCTGAACAATCTACTGGATCGGTTTATGATAATTTGTTAGTAGGGATTGGTGGCGCTCCGACTCTTGTTAAAAATGGACAGGTAAATGTAACTTATGATCAAGAAGTTATGTGGGGTTCAGGAGTAGGTTATGATAATGGCGATCCTAGAACCGCGGTTGGATACACAACTGATAATCATGTTATTATGATAGTTGCAGATGGACGACAAGCGGCAAGCCAGGGTGTTGGCTTACCCGAACTAGCGCAAATAATGATTGATCTTGGCTGTGTTGAGGCAATGAATCTTGATGGCGGAGGATCAACTCAAATGGCAGTTGGAAATCAACTTGTTGATATGCCTTCTGAGTCCAGAGCAATCCCAACAATATTGACTGTTACACATAAAGATTCGTTAAAATTACCTCCAACTCCACAATACGAAAAAATAATTGATACAGGTGATCCTGAATGCAATTTGATAGGAAGCGGATGGTTAACGTCTGCAAATCCGGGTTATTGGGGAAATACACCTGCATATTTAAATCCGGTTGGAGACGGAAGTGCTTACGCTGAATTTCGTCCGCAATTTCCTGATAATGCACAATATGAAGTTTACGGATGGTGGGTTTCATCATTCAATAGATGTACCGATACACCTTTTATCATTAAGCATAAAAATGGAACTGATACTGTAAGAGTTGATCAAGTACAAAACGGATCAATTTGGAAATTGATCGGAACATATCAATTCTCACCAGATACATCTCAAAAAATTATAATTTCAAATAAAGGAACTGCTGGAACATCAGCCACTTATATAGTAGCTGATGCAATAAAATTGGTTTCTTATGATCCTGCTACACCTATTAAAGAAGAACAAAATATTGTTCCATCTGAATTTGTGTTATATCAGAATTATCCGAATCCATTTAATCCGGGTACTAAGATCAGTTGGCAATCGCCAGTGGGAAGCTGGCAAACTTTAAAAGTTTATGATGTGCTTGGAAAAGAAATTGCTACTTTAGTGGATGAAGAAAAGCCTGCAGGGAAATATGAAGTAAATTTTAATGCATATAAACTTTCGAGTGGAATTTATTTCTATACATTACGCTCTGGTGATATAATGGAAACAAAAAGTATGTTGCTGATTAAATAACAATTACTTGCTAAGTGTTATCATTATTTGTTAGTCAACTTTCGATAAGAACATACGTTGTCTGTTCAAACGTACAGATTAGTATAATTATTGTGGGAATTAAATAATATTTAAAATTCTGGAATTGTTAAAGAAAATTACTTATGTTACACATAATTAATTGTAACAATATAAATTTCGAAGCAATTAAAACTAATATGTATTTCCACAATTCATTTCATTTCAAATAATAATAAAAGAGGAGCATATGCGTAAAGCTATTTTTACTTTTCTAGCAATTATCTTTACTGTGAGTATAGGATACTCACAAGTCACAACACTTTGGGAAAGATCTCAAGCTACTGCAAACATGCCAAGCTGGTTTGGTACTGATCTTACCCGCGGCTTAGCCTTTGGAAATGACCACGTGTATATTGTTAGCCGAACCGGTGGAAGCTTTGTTTATATTTATAATGCGGCAACAGGTGATTCAATTGGTACACTTAGAACTGATGGAATTTCCGGTGGAACTTATGCCGTTAGTGATGTTGAAGTTTCATCAAATGGAGTAATTTTCGTTTGTAATCTAACAACCGCTGCCAACTCAAGTGCCTTAAAAGTTTATAAATATACAACAGAAACAGATTCACCTATTGTTGCAATTAATTATACAGGTGTTACAGCTGCCCGTTTAGGTGATAAATTTACTGTAACCGGCTCAACTGCAGATAATTCAATAGTAATTTGGTTCGCTTCTGCAAATACTAAAGAACTTTATAAGTTTACAACTGTAGATAACGGTACATCATTCACGGCTACTGTAATTCCTCTACCAAGTCTAGCAACTGTAGCTTCTTATGGTAGTGCCTCAGTTGGACCATTATCAAATGGTGACTTTTATTATAATGCAAGTGGACAAAATGCTGAAAAGTTTTTAGCAGACGGAACTGTAATTGATACTGTATCAGGTAGTATTGTTGCAACTGGGTCTAATGCAATTCGTTTTATTAGTACACTTTCTAGCGATGAATATTTTGTAACTTTCGCATATGGGACTGGTAATCAAAATGGTAGAATTGTTAAGATTCCTGGTGGAGATATTAATCTAGCTGAACTTGTTGGGACAACAAATATTCTGGGTTCAAATGCTAATGTAAATGGAGCCGGTGATGTTGCTATTCAAAAAGTGAGTAATTATTTTTATAATATTTATGTGCTCTCAACTAATAATGGTTTCGGTGCTTATCAGGTAGATTTAAGAGCTCAATTAACAGGTGATTACTATATTGGTTCAGCGGGAACAGGTCCTGGTGGATCTGATCCTGATTACCCGACACTAGAGGCAGCTTTTAATGTTATCAATAATGCTAGTATTACAGGTGATTGTAATTTCTTTATAACAAGTGATATTACTGAACCTAATACAGCACACGGACTTGGATTAGCCGTTGACCCCTCCCCAAATACAATCACATTCAAGCCCTTTACAGGTGTTCAACCTGTTATAACTTTACAATATCCTGTTGATATTAATTCAGGTCCTTCCGGTGCATTTGTTATAGGAATTCCTTCAGATAATAATATAGCCTGGAATGATTTACGCACCACTAAAAATATAGTTATCGATGGATCAAATACAGTTGGTGGAACTACAAGAGATCTAACTATTCAATCTTCACTTACAGCTCAGAGAAATGCTTTCCCCATCACTATTGTTGGTGACGTTTCCAACCTGATAGTTAAGAACACTAACATTTATTATAAAGCTCAAGGCGTCAGCACCTCAGGAAATCTTTTTGTTAGCGCTGTACAAGTTAGATCTAGAAATAATTTAAGTGCAGATTATGTACCGCATGATTTAACATTTGAGAACAATCATATAAGTTCCAATTTTGACGGCGTAGTTCAGAGTGCACAAGGTTATGGAACATATCAAAGTGGAACACCAGTGCCTGCACTTCTTCCATATAATATTACCTTAATAAATAACTTGATAGAAGGTAAAAGAAGAGCAGTTACACTTTATCTTGCTGGCAGCCATGATATAATTGGTAATGAAATAATTCTTAATCAAAATATTTCTACTAATACAACTAACGAGGCTATTTACGCAGTTAACGTTATTGCGGGTTCAGTAATAAATATTTATGACAATAAAATTTCTAAATTATTTGCAACATCTTTTAGTTTAGCAAACAGCGGTAACACCGGTATAAGTATAGAAACCGCAGGCACTTATAATATTTATAATAATTTTATTTATGGATTTGGCTTTGATAGTTCAAGTGTTGCTGCTTATTTAAGAGGGATAAAAAATTCCTCAGCAACGGCCACACTCAACCTTAACTTCAATTCAGTTTACATGCCAAATCTTAACTATTTAGGTTCAGCTCCAATAAATTATACAGGTATCTATTTATCCGATGGAACCAATAATTTAGGCAACAATATTGTCTATACTGTTAATCAATCCGGTGCACCAACTTGGGTAGCTTATTGTATTTATAGATTAGGTACTGCCGGTACTTTAACTTCTAATTACAATAATTTTTACCCTGAGGATAGTTATGTTGGTTATTGGAATACTGCTGATGCTATTACATTAACTAACTGGCAAACTGCATCAGGACAAGATGCTAATTCAAAATCAAAAGTAGTTTCTTTTGTCTCTGCAACTGATCTACATTTAACTGGTTCTTCCATTGGAGATTTAGACCTTGCCGGTACTCCAATAGCTGGAATTACAACTGACATTGATGGTGATGTTAGAAGTACAACATTCCCATATATGGGCGCTGATGAAGGTTTAATTCCACTTCCTGTTGAATTGACTGCATTTAGTGCAAGCTATACTAATGGCAGCGTTTTATTAAAATGGACGACTGCGACTGAAACAAATAACCAGGGATTTGAAATCCAGAGAAAATCTTCTGGTGATTTTGAAACGCTAGGGTTTGTAAATGGTAACGGAACAACTACACAAACACAATCTTATAGTTTTATAGATAACGAAGTTAATAACTCTGTTTACAGCTATAGATTAAAACAAGTGGATTATGATGGAACATTCTCATATTCAAATGTAATTGAAGTTGATGTAACATCTCCATTGCAATTTGAACTCTCACAGAATTATCCAAATCCATTTAATCCAACAACGATGATAAATTATCAGATTGCTGCCCCTGTTAATGTAAACTTAGTTGTGTTTAATATGCTGGGTGAAGAAGTTGCAGTTCTGTTGAACAATCAGTTTACAGAAGCAGGAACACATAGTGTTAGATTTGATGGATCAAGTCTTGCAAGCGGAACTTATATTTACAGATTAACTGCTGGTAATTTTGTTCAGACAAAGAAAATGATGCTTACAAAATAGACATTGTTTAATAGTTAGTTAAAAGCCCCGTTTGATCGGGGCTTTTTTTATACACACCATGTACAAAAGTTTAGTGAACTTTATTTCAACTCTAGTAGATATTACTTTAATAATATCATCTGTTTAACTTTAACAAAATTTTCTGTTTGAATCCTATATATATATACACCACTTGATAAATCTGAAGCGTTAAATGATGTTGTATAATATCCTGAGTTAAGAAAATCATCAATTAAAACTGCTATTTCATTTCCAAGAATATCATAAACTGTAAGTTTCGTCAATCCTGCCTGTGGAATTGAAAATGAAATGTTTGTATTTGGATTAAATGGATTTGGATAATTCTGTAAAAGCTGATAATCATCAGCAACCATAGCTTGATTTGGATTTTCTACAGGTACAGTAACGCTGTCCGGAAAATAAAAAGTGTATGCAATGCCTCCTTTATTAAACCACGATTGCGACAACGATGTTTTATTAAAGATATAAGAATAACCATTTGATTTTGCAGGATCATGCACGATTGGTCTTCCATCAGTTGTAAATCCAGCAAGCATCATTAAATGACCCGTGTAAAGCGGAGGTCCAACTGACATAGAGATTCTGCCGCCATTTGCAAGTACTTCTCTTGCTTCACTCCAGGTTCTATAACGAGTAACCGCTCCATCTAAACCATACTCTGCAGCATTTTGCACAACCCTTGGCCAGATACCAAACATTCCAAAATTTGTATCGTAATTATCAATTGCAAATTGGCGAGGGTCAACATCAATATTATAACTTTTTAAAATCATCGCTACGGATGTTGGCGAACAAATATCCCCGCCAATTCCAGGGTCAACACCGTACTGATAGATAAAAGTTGTGGGAATGAAAATGGCTGCAGGACTATCGTTAACAATACTAGTAATATTAACTGAATCCGTTGTCATATCATCACTTACAAAAAAACTTAATTTATAGATACTAGGTGATGGTTGTGAGGATGAAGTACGTCTCATAATTACTTTAAATTGCCATTCATTTTGATAATCATTTAATTTTACATTATCATAATCTATATATCCACCGCCGTAAATTGGTTTTGAATAAGTTCCGTATATATTGTTTTTCCAATATCCAACAGTTAACCATGGTGACCAGCTACCATTATATGGAAATCGCATCTGAACTCTAAAACCATTGTTAGCGTCAGCCGCACTTCCATTCCATGATGGCAACCCTTCATTAAAAGGTGATTGAGAATATTGAGGTTTTAATATAATATACCCATCATTTATACCATCTTGCAGCACAATACTTTTACCGTCGGGACTAAGAGTCATTCCAACATTAGTTTCTATGTTCTGATAAATTGAATCAATGCGTGAGACGTAAAGTTGATCCGAATAATTTTGTGCGGACAAAAAACAAGGAAATATAGTGAGGAGCAAAACCAAATTGGTAGTATAAGTTTTTATGTTCATATTCTATTTTATTTGCTTATTAATAAAAAATGTTACCAGAGGCTAAATTATATAAATAATCCTGATCTTGAAAGAAAAAACTTTAAAATGGGGATTGAGATTTGGAACTGTGAAAACTGTTTACGACAGCAACTAAAATAATATACTTCTAATAAATTGAAATTTGGTATTTACCTAGTTCTTTATCCAATATCTTTGCACCACCAGAAACTTTATCGAGCAAATTCCAAAATCTTGCACTATGATTGTGATGAACAGTATGAACCAATTCGTGAAGGATGACATAATCAATTAAATGTTTAGGCAAACGCATTAAGTGAGTACTCAGGTTAATATTATTTTTTCTTGAGCAGCTTCCCCATCTAGATTTAATATTTTTCAAAGTTAGTTTATTATAATCAAAATTAAATTTTACAGCTAACATTTTAACTCTATCCGGCAGATAAATTTTTGCTTCAATTTTTAATGCTCTCTCAATTCCAATCCTTATTGCTGATTGCACTTCTGCGGAGCTCGTTTTTAGTTCTGCAGGATAAAGTACATTTATTTTTTCTTTTGATAATCTTACTGATATATTTTTTCTATTTGCCTTTCTTAAATATAGTTTATGATGTTTAGTACAATAACCCGAGTATTCATCAAACATTGTTTGTTGCTTTTCAAACTCTTTCATCTTAAAAAGATGTTGCTTTACCCATAATTTTTTTTCTGTCACTAATCTTATGGCACTCGTATAACTCATTCCGATTGGAATTGATACTCTTGCACCAACAAATGGTTTAACTGTAATATTTAAATGACGTGCACGACTGCTGTGTGTAAACAATACTTCGCCAACTTCATCAATATCGATTATTTTTTCAGGCATAGACTAAAATAGATTTAAAATTACGGACTTAAAATGGAAATTCTTCTTTATAATCAATCTTTTGATCAAGTTTTTCTGTAGGTTTTATTTCTGCTACTTGATGTGTAACATTTCCATCAATGTAAATTGCTTTATATGGTTTGGTGGGACAAGCATGTTCACAAGCACCGCAGCCAACACAGTACTTATTTGTTACTTCAGGAATTTTCAAATTCCCTTTATAATCTACCATCATTACAGCTTTTGTTGGGCAATGTTCTGAACATGCGCCACAGGCTGTGTTCTCAGTTTCAACTATACAATTTTCTTTTACAAAAATTGCCTTACCAATTTGGATGCTTTTTTTCTGTTCGCTAGTTACAGTTTGGATTGCTGAAGTTGGACAAACTTCACTACAAGCCACACAATCATAATTACAATAATTTGTTTTGTAATCCATAAATGGTTGAAAGATATTAAATATTCCATATTCCACTATTGAGGGTTGCAAGACTTTTGTAGGGCAAGCTGTAATACACAAATGACATGCAGTACAATTACTATTAAAATGATCAATTGTTTTTGATCCGGGCGGTGATGCAAATGAATTTTTCTTTATTGCAACTTTGCTGTCTTTTTTGGGTATGATTTTAATTTGTGAAATTGCTGTTGTTGTTAAACCAATAAATAACATGGATGTTCTGGATAAAAAATTTCTGCGGGATTCATCTGATGTTTTTTGAGAACTATTTAGGGAAATAAAATTATAATTTATTGAGTCACTCGGACAAACAT
Protein-coding regions in this window:
- a CDS encoding glycosyl transferase family 36, coding for MLKNKYGYFSADGREFVITDPRTPRPWFNYMWNENYAGLISHTGGGFSYLETPRDNRLTRMRYNCLPWDRPGRYVIVKDTQSGKYWSLSWAPTIEKKYDKYECRHGQGYTTIITEKNKIRGEITYFVPNDVDGEIWKVNLKNLSNKKRKLEIYSFTELLMGNALNDIINQPNDKHFTDIKFDKKNETLVCTRRYWVLNKKVTVAQPNIDWKYNLLFTTTLPVSGFDGSLDNFIGKWRSESNPISVEIGKMSNTEITAGDPVAALQSKIILDKKSEIDFAVIMSVIPKEEKDPFKAIKLNELKKIKSIDLKLERLKNNWTNYLSNFNVKSPDQKFNLSLNIWNQYQAAVTFDMARNSGYYHGGLLFGTGIRDQFQDILGMVISNPDQVRKRLLNALRFQFKDGSTLHNYFKITEWGEKTNHSDTPLWIPFGIVEYLNETADFSILDEVVKFYDEGEATVYNHMKLAVDFAISACTERGLPKIMTGDWNDTLDHIGPKGKGETVWGAFFLGYIIKKTFELLEYKKDFSTLERWKDKYEQLRNVIDEKCWDGKWYLRAFRDDGSEIGSNKHKQGKIFVNAQSWSVISGLAESEKAKSAMKSGKKFLTTPYGMQIVYPSYTEVEDNTGLISRCVPGKKENGAIFNHASSWFVLASIINDDTDFAYETYSKMLPTNSSNNIDKYEVEPYVFAEYITSPDHKTENQASHSWLTGTAVWMLRIGMDYICGFRTSLKGLIINPNIPSKWKSFSAERNFRGKTIKLKVENPTGKYSGIKMIEVNRNRVESNFINPEDFSEKEINVRMILG
- a CDS encoding T9SS type A sorting domain-containing protein, which codes for MPSESRAIPTILTVTHKDSLKLPPTPQYEKIIDTGDPECNLIGSGWLTSANPGYWGNTPAYLNPVGDGSAYAEFRPQFPDNAQYEVYGWWVSSFNRCTDTPFIIKHKNGTDTVRVDQVQNGSIWKLIGTYQFSPDTSQKIIISNKGTAGTSATYIVADAIKLVSYDPATPIKEEQNIVPSEFVLYQNYPNPFNPGTKISWQSPVGSWQTLKVYDVLGKEIATLVDEEKPAGKYEVNFNAYKLSSGIYFYTLRSGDIMETKSMLLIK
- a CDS encoding T9SS type A sorting domain-containing protein; its protein translation is MRKAIFTFLAIIFTVSIGYSQVTTLWERSQATANMPSWFGTDLTRGLAFGNDHVYIVSRTGGSFVYIYNAATGDSIGTLRTDGISGGTYAVSDVEVSSNGVIFVCNLTTAANSSALKVYKYTTETDSPIVAINYTGVTAARLGDKFTVTGSTADNSIVIWFASANTKELYKFTTVDNGTSFTATVIPLPSLATVASYGSASVGPLSNGDFYYNASGQNAEKFLADGTVIDTVSGSIVATGSNAIRFISTLSSDEYFVTFAYGTGNQNGRIVKIPGGDINLAELVGTTNILGSNANVNGAGDVAIQKVSNYFYNIYVLSTNNGFGAYQVDLRAQLTGDYYIGSAGTGPGGSDPDYPTLEAAFNVINNASITGDCNFFITSDITEPNTAHGLGLAVDPSPNTITFKPFTGVQPVITLQYPVDINSGPSGAFVIGIPSDNNIAWNDLRTTKNIVIDGSNTVGGTTRDLTIQSSLTAQRNAFPITIVGDVSNLIVKNTNIYYKAQGVSTSGNLFVSAVQVRSRNNLSADYVPHDLTFENNHISSNFDGVVQSAQGYGTYQSGTPVPALLPYNITLINNLIEGKRRAVTLYLAGSHDIIGNEIILNQNISTNTTNEAIYAVNVIAGSVINIYDNKISKLFATSFSLANSGNTGISIETAGTYNIYNNFIYGFGFDSSSVAAYLRGIKNSSATATLNLNFNSVYMPNLNYLGSAPINYTGIYLSDGTNNLGNNIVYTVNQSGAPTWVAYCIYRLGTAGTLTSNYNNFYPEDSYVGYWNTADAITLTNWQTASGQDANSKSKVVSFVSATDLHLTGSSIGDLDLAGTPIAGITTDIDGDVRSTTFPYMGADEGLIPLPVELTAFSASYTNGSVLLKWTTATETNNQGFEIQRKSSGDFETLGFVNGNGTTTQTQSYSFIDNEVNNSVYSYRLKQVDYDGTFSYSNVIEVDVTSPLQFELSQNYPNPFNPTTMINYQIAAPVNVNLVVFNMLGEEVAVLLNNQFTEAGTHSVRFDGSSLASGTYIYRLTAGNFVQTKKMMLTK
- a CDS encoding C39 family peptidase; translated protein: MNIKTYTTNLVLLLTIFPCFLSAQNYSDQLYVSRIDSIYQNIETNVGMTLSPDGKSIVLQDGINDGYIILKPQYSQSPFNEGLPSWNGSAADANNGFRVQMRFPYNGSWSPWLTVGYWKNNIYGTYSKPIYGGGYIDYDNVKLNDYQNEWQFKVIMRRTSSSQPSPSIYKLSFFVSDDMTTDSVNITSIVNDSPAAIFIPTTFIYQYGVDPGIGGDICSPTSVAMILKSYNIDVDPRQFAIDNYDTNFGMFGIWPRVVQNAAEYGLDGAVTRYRTWSEAREVLANGGRISMSVGPPLYTGHLMMLAGFTTDGRPIVHDPAKSNGYSYIFNKTSLSQSWFNKGGIAYTFYFPDSVTVPVENPNQAMVADDYQLLQNYPNPFNPNTNISFSIPQAGLTKLTVYDILGNEIAVLIDDFLNSGYYTTSFNASDLSSGVYIYRIQTENFVKVKQMILLK
- a CDS encoding M48 family metallopeptidase encodes the protein MPEKIIDIDEVGEVLFTHSSRARHLNITVKPFVGARVSIPIGMSYTSAIRLVTEKKLWVKQHLFKMKEFEKQQTMFDEYSGYCTKHHKLYLRKANRKNISVRLSKEKINVLYPAELKTSSAEVQSAIRIGIERALKIEAKIYLPDRVKMLAVKFNFDYNKLTLKNIKSRWGSCSRKNNINLSTHLMRLPKHLIDYVILHELVHTVHHNHSARFWNLLDKVSGGAKILDKELGKYQISIY